Proteins co-encoded in one Desulfovibrio inopinatus DSM 10711 genomic window:
- a CDS encoding FlgO family outer membrane protein, with translation MRIRQTPAQRARPVVSLKSTIMAGLFFLLVSCTPMQNNMVKYQAGSNYGNGNASTAQRLQYWQVAQSLARDLDSQIARRMLLGGDNSRGLYWVVVTVPVNLNDLTQTSPLGRLMAQEVGSALVQLGYNVQEIRKGSDIVFNPKQGEFILTRDVNQLLNRGATSTLVVAGTYTQTSQGVRFNMEVLNAWNNNVIAASSRTQAYTPAVASLIGDGGGGVVPSVRTRPDYRTLRQQIPSFLLP, from the coding sequence ATGCGCATACGTCAGACTCCAGCTCAACGAGCCCGCCCTGTCGTGTCGCTGAAGAGCACGATCATGGCCGGCCTGTTCTTTCTCCTTGTTTCCTGCACCCCCATGCAAAACAATATGGTCAAGTATCAGGCCGGGAGCAACTACGGCAATGGCAATGCATCCACTGCGCAACGATTGCAATACTGGCAAGTAGCGCAAAGTCTTGCCCGCGATCTCGATAGTCAAATTGCCCGCCGCATGCTGCTCGGCGGTGATAATAGCCGAGGCCTCTACTGGGTCGTTGTCACCGTGCCTGTCAACCTCAACGATCTGACACAGACGTCTCCTCTTGGCCGACTCATGGCGCAAGAAGTTGGATCGGCCCTGGTACAACTTGGCTATAATGTGCAAGAAATTCGTAAAGGAAGCGATATCGTCTTCAATCCCAAGCAAGGGGAATTTATTCTGACACGCGATGTCAATCAGCTTCTTAACCGTGGCGCGACAAGTACACTCGTTGTTGCCGGAACCTATACTCAAACCAGTCAGGGAGTACGCTTCAACATGGAAGTGCTCAATGCCTGGAATAATAATGTCATTGCAGCGTCCAGCCGAACTCAGGCCTATACCCCGGCAGTGGCGAGCCTGATAGGTGATGGTGGTGGCGGAGTCGTTCCAAGCGTCCGAACGAGACCCGATTACCGCACTCTGCGACAACAGATTCCTTCGTTCCTTTTGCCATAA
- the tig gene encoding trigger factor, with product MEYTTTEVSPVEVKVRVEVPAEEVNASLSATIAMLRAQVDIKGFRKGKVPASVIEARFKDQVYGEATNDLINVHINEVMGELNLTPLSKIDVDAKELVKGEPFSYTFGFEHAPEIELPEYKGLDVEETEADIEEKDIDAIIERLRSNNAEVQVIKEERTPVDGDVIVVSFEAFKDGESVPGIKADNFEMTLGEGQALADFETMVKALVPGQEGGGDMTFPEDFINQNLAGHTVEMKVKLHVIKEKVLPEVDDELAKKAGNFESLEKMKEVLKQSYVKSRQELYKSEAEKKLLDKLLKMVDFPLPQGVLEETIKNMIDDYIDRLERSGKNPEKLGKDDESVRAEVAPQAEELLRSQLLLMSLAQKENLTVQPQEVDAYLYQVASKTGQDFLTIKQYYERENLIFQIKDKILSDKAMDFLYRHANVTKVPASEAPAQEEESEGQDG from the coding sequence ATGGAATATACCACTACAGAGGTATCCCCCGTCGAGGTCAAAGTACGTGTCGAAGTCCCCGCGGAGGAAGTGAACGCCTCCTTGTCCGCCACCATTGCTATGCTCCGCGCCCAGGTGGACATCAAAGGGTTTCGCAAAGGCAAAGTTCCTGCCAGTGTTATTGAAGCGCGCTTCAAAGACCAAGTTTACGGCGAAGCCACTAATGATCTCATCAACGTCCATATCAACGAAGTCATGGGCGAGTTGAACCTGACGCCGTTGAGCAAGATCGATGTCGACGCCAAAGAGCTCGTCAAAGGGGAGCCTTTTTCCTACACGTTCGGTTTCGAACATGCTCCCGAGATCGAATTGCCTGAGTACAAAGGCCTGGACGTTGAAGAAACGGAAGCCGATATTGAAGAAAAAGATATCGACGCCATTATTGAACGTTTGCGCTCCAACAATGCTGAAGTGCAGGTGATTAAGGAAGAACGGACCCCCGTCGATGGCGATGTCATTGTGGTGTCCTTTGAAGCGTTCAAAGATGGCGAATCCGTCCCTGGAATCAAGGCGGATAATTTCGAAATGACCCTCGGTGAAGGGCAGGCTCTTGCCGATTTCGAAACCATGGTCAAAGCGCTTGTTCCCGGACAGGAAGGGGGCGGTGATATGACCTTCCCCGAGGACTTCATCAATCAGAATCTGGCCGGACACACCGTTGAGATGAAAGTCAAATTGCATGTCATCAAGGAAAAAGTTCTGCCGGAAGTCGATGACGAACTGGCCAAAAAAGCCGGGAATTTTGAAAGCCTTGAGAAAATGAAAGAAGTTCTCAAGCAGTCTTACGTCAAAAGCCGCCAGGAACTGTATAAGAGTGAAGCTGAAAAGAAGCTGCTCGATAAACTGTTGAAGATGGTCGATTTTCCGCTTCCGCAAGGTGTGCTGGAAGAAACCATCAAGAACATGATTGATGATTATATTGACCGCCTGGAACGGTCGGGTAAAAATCCCGAGAAGCTCGGTAAAGATGACGAATCTGTTCGTGCCGAAGTCGCCCCGCAGGCTGAAGAATTGCTGCGGAGCCAATTGTTGCTGATGTCCCTTGCACAAAAGGAAAACTTGACGGTTCAGCCGCAAGAAGTGGACGCTTACCTCTATCAGGTGGCAAGCAAGACTGGACAAGATTTCTTGACCATTAAGCAATATTACGAACGTGAGAATTTGATTTTCCAAATCAAAGACAAAATATTGTCAGACAAAGCCATGGATTTCTTGTATCGTCACGCCAATGTGACCAAAGTGCCGGCTTCTGAAGCTCCGGCGCAAGAAGAGGAATCTGAAGGTCAAGACGGCTAA
- the clpX gene encoding ATP-dependent Clp protease ATP-binding subunit ClpX, with translation MTKKKTSLSPELCCSFCGKNQEEVQRLIAGPDVYICDECVSLCNEIIAQESLNEEVEEGKLLSPAEIKRLLDEYVIGQDDAKKILAVAVHNHYKRVFYSNKSGDDIEIDKSNILLIGPTGSGKTLLAQTLARVLKVPFAIADATTLTEAGYVGEDVENILVQLLQNADYDIEAASKGIIYIDEIDKVARKGDSPSITRDVSGEGVQQALLKIIEGTEANIPPKGGRKHPQQEFIRLNTGNILFILGGAFIGLDKIVKQREQGTSLGFGAKVEPKREEDLGVVLSHAHPMDLIKFGLIPEFVGRIPILTALAELSREDLVRILTEPKNALIKQYQKLFEMDKIRLRFTKNALNAVAEKSMERKTGARGLRNVLESTMLDIMYELPSLTGVKECVINKAVVEKGVDPLLFYHQEVKSA, from the coding sequence ATGACGAAGAAGAAAACTTCCCTTTCCCCCGAGCTGTGTTGCTCCTTTTGTGGAAAGAACCAGGAAGAGGTGCAGCGTCTTATCGCAGGACCCGACGTCTATATTTGCGACGAGTGCGTCTCTCTGTGTAATGAAATTATTGCTCAGGAGAGCCTTAATGAGGAAGTGGAAGAAGGTAAACTTCTTTCGCCGGCTGAAATAAAGCGTCTTCTTGATGAGTACGTTATTGGTCAAGATGACGCTAAAAAGATCTTAGCCGTGGCTGTCCATAATCACTACAAACGGGTGTTTTATTCCAATAAGAGTGGCGACGACATTGAGATCGATAAAAGCAATATTTTGCTTATCGGTCCCACGGGATCGGGGAAAACCTTGTTGGCCCAAACTTTGGCCCGGGTGCTGAAGGTTCCTTTTGCCATTGCCGATGCAACCACGCTGACGGAAGCAGGGTATGTCGGTGAAGACGTGGAAAATATCCTTGTGCAACTCTTGCAAAACGCCGATTACGATATCGAAGCGGCGTCGAAGGGCATCATTTATATTGATGAAATCGACAAAGTTGCACGAAAAGGCGATTCTCCGTCCATCACCCGAGATGTCTCCGGTGAAGGTGTCCAACAAGCACTGCTCAAAATTATCGAAGGCACTGAAGCCAATATTCCTCCCAAAGGAGGACGCAAGCACCCACAACAGGAATTCATTCGGCTCAACACGGGGAATATCCTGTTCATTTTAGGGGGCGCGTTTATTGGGTTGGATAAGATCGTCAAGCAGCGCGAGCAGGGGACCAGCCTGGGGTTTGGAGCCAAGGTCGAACCCAAACGCGAAGAAGATCTTGGTGTCGTATTGAGCCACGCTCACCCTATGGATCTGATCAAATTCGGTCTTATTCCCGAATTTGTCGGCCGTATTCCTATTCTGACGGCTTTGGCGGAACTGTCGCGTGAAGATCTCGTGCGCATTCTCACTGAGCCCAAGAATGCATTGATAAAGCAGTATCAAAAGCTCTTTGAAATGGATAAAATCCGGTTGCGTTTTACGAAAAACGCCCTCAACGCTGTTGCCGAAAAATCGATGGAGCGAAAAACAGGAGCCCGTGGTCTGCGCAATGTGCTTGAGTCGACCATGCTCGATATTATGTACGAGCTTCCATCGCTGACTGGTGTCAAAGAGTGCGTTATTAACAAGGCCGTTGTAGAAAAGGGCGTTGACCCGCTTTTATTCTACCATCAGGAAGTCAAAAGCGCATAA
- a CDS encoding 2-oxoacid:acceptor oxidoreductase subunit alpha: MSDTSVNIVIGGEAGQGLVTVGDFLSKALVRAGYEIVVSQDYMSRVRGGHNTYAIRTSPDPVLAPKDEIDILVALNAETVSLHSDALSERAVVLADESVSFESKRRLKVPFKELIPKTIFENTAALGILAQLLCLEKTWFHRLIEETFSKKGKEIVQQNIDVFEGAFAWSQENDVSFECIAPATRTEKRLRLHGNEAIALGALAAGVNFCSFYPMTPSTSIALNLIAKGERMGLVAEQAEDEIAAVNMALGASFAGACVLVPTSGGGFALMTEGVSLAGMTETPVVFALAMRPGPATGLPTRTAQSDLNLVLYAGHGDFVRAIFTPGDIEECFYLTWKAVDLAERVQSPMFILTDQFLADSYRAVAPFDLDSLADVTKPDLSEEPDSNYMRYAMTKNGVSPRKLPGFGEFLVIADSDEHTQDGHITEDLAVAVDMADKRMRKMDILKEVIVPPTLDGDDIPELLLVCFGSTKGAALEAASMLREAGGKVAVIHFSQVYPLDSAHFLDVFESADRVVFVEGNVTGQFADLVRKETGFEADDRILRYDGLPFTAAYIIDRLEATR; encoded by the coding sequence ATGAGTGACACATCTGTCAACATCGTCATCGGCGGAGAGGCAGGCCAAGGTCTTGTCACCGTCGGCGATTTTCTCTCCAAGGCCCTTGTGCGAGCCGGGTATGAGATTGTTGTCTCACAAGATTATATGTCCCGCGTTCGTGGTGGACATAATACGTATGCTATCCGCACCAGTCCTGATCCGGTGCTGGCTCCCAAAGATGAAATTGACATCCTTGTCGCATTGAATGCCGAAACGGTTTCATTGCACAGTGATGCGTTAAGCGAACGAGCCGTGGTATTGGCGGACGAGTCGGTTTCTTTTGAAAGCAAACGTCGCCTCAAAGTCCCTTTTAAAGAACTCATTCCAAAAACGATTTTCGAGAATACGGCAGCTCTTGGTATTTTGGCCCAGCTCTTGTGTTTGGAAAAAACATGGTTCCATCGGCTTATTGAGGAAACCTTTTCCAAAAAAGGCAAGGAGATCGTTCAGCAAAATATCGATGTCTTTGAGGGAGCATTTGCTTGGTCACAGGAGAATGATGTCAGTTTCGAATGCATCGCCCCGGCAACACGAACAGAAAAACGACTGCGACTCCATGGCAATGAAGCCATTGCTCTTGGGGCCTTAGCCGCAGGAGTGAATTTTTGTTCATTTTATCCCATGACCCCGTCAACGTCGATTGCACTCAACCTTATTGCGAAGGGTGAACGCATGGGGTTGGTCGCTGAACAAGCTGAAGATGAAATTGCTGCCGTCAACATGGCTTTGGGCGCTTCGTTTGCTGGTGCATGTGTCCTTGTCCCGACATCTGGTGGCGGATTTGCGCTTATGACGGAGGGCGTCAGCCTGGCGGGTATGACCGAAACACCGGTTGTCTTTGCCCTGGCCATGCGACCGGGGCCGGCTACTGGCCTACCGACACGGACGGCACAAAGCGATCTGAATCTCGTTCTCTATGCCGGACATGGTGATTTTGTTCGCGCCATTTTTACACCGGGCGATATTGAGGAGTGTTTTTATTTGACGTGGAAGGCTGTCGATCTGGCCGAGCGCGTCCAATCCCCAATGTTTATATTGACCGACCAATTCCTGGCGGATTCCTATCGGGCGGTCGCTCCATTTGATCTTGACAGTCTGGCCGATGTGACAAAGCCCGATCTTTCTGAAGAGCCTGATTCGAATTATATGCGCTATGCGATGACGAAGAACGGAGTCTCTCCACGAAAGCTTCCCGGTTTTGGAGAATTTTTGGTTATTGCCGACAGCGATGAGCATACTCAGGACGGGCATATTACCGAAGATCTTGCTGTAGCCGTGGATATGGCCGACAAGCGCATGCGTAAGATGGATATTCTTAAAGAAGTCATTGTCCCTCCAACGCTGGACGGCGACGATATCCCTGAGTTGTTGTTGGTGTGCTTCGGATCGACAAAAGGGGCGGCTCTGGAAGCTGCATCCATGCTACGGGAAGCTGGAGGCAAAGTGGCTGTGATACATTTTTCTCAAGTGTATCCGCTTGATTCAGCACATTTTCTCGACGTCTTCGAAAGTGCGGATCGCGTGGTGTTTGTCGAGGGCAATGTCACAGGGCAATTTGCCGACCTTGTACGCAAAGAAACCGGCTTTGAAGCCGATGATCGCATTTTGCGATATGATGGTCTGCCTTTTACGGCGGCATACATTATCGATCGACTCGAAGCGACTCGCTAA
- a CDS encoding helix-turn-helix domain-containing protein — MFNNSIQSHNRDIEEQKIEYKNLADAIGVSNSHVSQIFAGRRQLTGELKKRFEVAYTSLTMCSPLHFTAESFDTNKE; from the coding sequence ATGTTTAATAATAGCATCCAAAGCCATAATAGAGATATTGAAGAGCAAAAGATTGAGTACAAAAATCTGGCTGATGCCATTGGCGTCAGCAATTCTCATGTTTCACAAATCTTTGCTGGAAGACGACAGTTGACCGGTGAACTCAAAAAACGTTTCGAAGTGGCTTATACCTCGTTGACAATGTGTAGTCCCTTGCATTTTACCGCAGAGAGTTTCGACACGAATAAAGAGTAA
- the clpP gene encoding ATP-dependent Clp endopeptidase proteolytic subunit ClpP has product MAAVPIIIETTGRSERAYDIYSRLLKDRIILLGTAVDDHVANLVCAQLLFLESEHPEKEINLYINSPGGSVTAGLAIYDTMQYISSPVATLCMGQASSMGAFLLAAGEKGMRYSLPHSRILIHQPMGGFQGQATDIDIHAREIIRLRESLNEILASHTGQDIERVRLDTERDYFMRPEQAKEYGLIDEVLSSRSELREKVKA; this is encoded by the coding sequence ATGGCGGCAGTCCCCATCATTATTGAAACGACAGGTCGTTCGGAACGAGCGTACGATATTTATTCGCGTTTGCTGAAAGACCGTATCATTCTTCTCGGCACCGCCGTAGATGATCACGTTGCAAACCTGGTGTGCGCTCAGTTGTTGTTTCTTGAATCCGAACATCCGGAAAAAGAAATTAACCTTTACATCAACTCTCCCGGTGGATCTGTTACTGCCGGCTTGGCTATTTACGATACCATGCAATACATTTCTTCGCCTGTCGCAACGTTGTGTATGGGCCAAGCATCGAGCATGGGAGCGTTCTTGCTGGCCGCAGGAGAAAAAGGCATGCGGTATTCGTTACCCCACAGCCGTATTCTTATCCATCAACCCATGGGTGGTTTTCAGGGACAAGCAACAGACATTGACATTCACGCTCGCGAGATTATCCGTTTACGTGAATCCTTAAATGAAATACTCGCCAGCCATACTGGACAGGATATCGAACGAGTCCGTCTCGATACCGAACGCGATTATTTCATGCGTCCGGAGCAAGCCAAGGAGTATGGACTGATTGATGAAGTCCTGTCTTCGAGAAGTGAACTGCGGGAGAAGGTGAAGGCGTAG
- a CDS encoding ferritin, producing MLSKEMEKALNDQVKWELYSAYLYLSMAAYFDNLGLPGAANWMRCQEQEERFHALRFFDFISERGGRVELQTIEAPKADWENPLQVFEETLEHEQLVTKRINDLMDMAVTERDHATITYLQWFISEQVEEEATVGDVIAKLKLVEKTNGGMFMLDKDLGLRVFTPPVIN from the coding sequence ATGTTGAGCAAAGAAATGGAAAAAGCGTTGAATGATCAGGTGAAATGGGAATTGTACTCGGCCTATCTGTATCTCTCCATGGCCGCGTACTTTGATAACCTTGGTTTGCCTGGTGCGGCTAACTGGATGCGCTGCCAGGAGCAGGAAGAGCGTTTTCATGCTTTGAGGTTCTTCGATTTCATCAGTGAACGTGGTGGCCGTGTTGAGCTGCAAACGATTGAAGCTCCCAAAGCGGATTGGGAAAATCCGTTGCAGGTTTTTGAAGAAACTTTGGAACACGAACAGCTTGTCACGAAACGTATCAACGATTTGATGGACATGGCTGTCACTGAACGCGATCACGCGACAATTACCTATCTGCAATGGTTTATCAGCGAACAGGTTGAAGAAGAGGCAACCGTGGGCGATGTCATTGCTAAACTGAAACTTGTCGAGAAAACGAACGGCGGTATGTTTATGTTGGATAAGGATCTTGGGCTCCGTGTGTTTACTCCGCCTGTCATCAATTAG
- a CDS encoding C40 family peptidase: protein MPSQSYIKPRIVKSIIFISLMALTLSACGKKNYSNLGALTCDPKANASQAFLLDSPLKNLDPTDDLLIADKILSGDLFKLAEDSNGKDVYEKLLKTAYTQLGRRYRYGGTSPRTGFDCSGFTSWVYKKHGYKLPRTSREQAHVGKAIPKSQLRKGDLVFFRTRRRISHVGIYVSNGKFIHSPRSGESIEVTDLNHSYWGRHYAGGRRVF from the coding sequence ATGCCCTCTCAAAGTTATATAAAACCTCGTATAGTAAAAAGCATCATTTTCATCTCTCTCATGGCTTTGACCCTGAGCGCATGCGGTAAAAAAAACTACTCCAATCTAGGCGCTCTCACCTGTGACCCCAAAGCCAATGCCTCTCAAGCCTTTCTTCTCGATTCCCCCCTCAAAAATCTCGATCCAACCGATGATCTCCTGATAGCCGACAAGATCTTAAGTGGCGACCTGTTCAAACTTGCCGAAGATTCCAACGGCAAAGACGTGTACGAAAAACTGCTGAAAACAGCATACACGCAATTGGGTAGGCGCTACCGCTATGGCGGAACAAGCCCTCGTACTGGATTTGATTGTTCCGGTTTTACATCGTGGGTTTACAAAAAGCATGGCTATAAGCTTCCCCGCACATCTCGTGAACAAGCCCATGTCGGCAAAGCTATCCCTAAGTCACAGCTCCGCAAAGGCGACCTTGTCTTTTTCCGCACAAGACGGCGTATTTCTCATGTCGGAATTTATGTTTCCAACGGGAAATTCATCCACAGCCCCCGCTCTGGGGAAAGTATCGAAGTCACAGATCTCAATCATTCATATTGGGGACGACACTATGCCGGTGGACGCCGCGTTTTCTAG
- the icd gene encoding NADP-dependent isocitrate dehydrogenase: protein MKKTVYFIAGDGIGPEVFKAGRPVIDAAVAKAYNGEHSLVWEELLAGEKAYKETGNYLPQETLDTLQSAELAFKGPLATPIAGGFRSLNVTLRQTLDLFACIRPIRYFEGIESPVKRPDLVDMIVFRENTEDVYAGIEYASGTDEAKRLLEFLRDELGANVDVSAGVGVKPITEKGSKRLVRKAIEHAVSQGKPNVTLVHKGNIMKYTEGAFRNWGYEVAADEFADSVVTEADAKGETSKVIIKDRIADAMFQEVLMRPQEYSVIATTNLNGDYISDALAAQVGGLGLAPGVNMNQTLAFFEPTHGTAPTIAGMDKANPGSIILSGAMMLEHIGLNDAASLIHAAMDKAISGKKVTIDLVNQMEGATAVGCTEFGEILASYL from the coding sequence ATGAAAAAAACCGTATATTTTATTGCAGGTGATGGCATCGGGCCGGAAGTATTCAAAGCCGGTCGTCCGGTGATTGATGCGGCTGTGGCCAAAGCCTACAACGGTGAGCATAGTCTGGTTTGGGAAGAGCTGTTGGCTGGTGAAAAAGCCTATAAAGAAACGGGTAACTATTTGCCGCAGGAAACGCTTGATACTCTGCAGTCTGCTGAGCTCGCGTTCAAAGGGCCGCTCGCCACACCTATTGCTGGTGGATTTCGGAGCCTCAACGTCACTCTGCGACAAACGCTTGATTTGTTCGCATGTATCCGTCCCATTCGGTATTTTGAAGGCATCGAGTCTCCGGTCAAACGGCCTGACCTTGTCGATATGATTGTTTTCCGTGAAAACACTGAAGATGTATACGCGGGTATCGAATACGCTTCTGGAACTGACGAAGCCAAGCGTTTGCTGGAGTTCCTGCGGGACGAGCTTGGTGCCAATGTCGATGTCAGTGCCGGAGTTGGGGTGAAGCCCATTACGGAAAAAGGCTCCAAGCGTCTTGTTCGCAAAGCGATTGAGCATGCCGTTTCTCAGGGAAAGCCGAATGTGACACTGGTCCACAAAGGCAATATCATGAAGTACACGGAAGGTGCGTTCCGCAATTGGGGCTACGAAGTGGCCGCTGATGAATTTGCTGATTCCGTGGTGACGGAAGCCGATGCCAAAGGCGAGACGTCGAAAGTCATCATCAAGGATCGGATTGCAGACGCCATGTTCCAGGAAGTCTTGATGCGTCCGCAGGAGTATTCGGTTATCGCCACGACGAATCTCAACGGCGACTATATTTCGGATGCGTTGGCCGCACAGGTTGGTGGGCTTGGTTTGGCTCCTGGTGTGAATATGAACCAGACCTTGGCATTTTTTGAACCCACGCACGGAACGGCCCCGACTATTGCCGGTATGGACAAAGCCAACCCTGGCAGCATCATTCTGTCCGGCGCTATGATGCTTGAGCATATCGGACTGAATGATGCGGCAAGCCTGATTCATGCTGCGATGGACAAAGCGATTTCAGGTAAAAAGGTTACCATTGACTTGGTGAACCAGATGGAAGGCGCAACAGCCGTTGGTTGCACGGAGTTCGGGGAAATTCTCGCGTCCTATCTGTAG
- the lon gene encoding endopeptidase La, whose translation MTDFSFDNDDFQEDSAHLPLMSLREVVMFPRSIVPLFVGREASIKAIEHAVAYHDKKIFLVAQRTPETEKPGPDDLFRVGTISKILQMLRLPDGTIKVLFEGLYRAVWEHDGEQELDDSEFAMVDIRRLPDEDVQSSEAEALIRTTHEALEQFGRINKKLAPETILAINSLTLPGKLADAVMPHLKVDYLKKQEILEERNPLTRLEETYSLLQGEIEISSIEKKIKNRVKQQMEKNQREYYLNEQLKAINKEMGRDDDPLAEVSEFEEQLKAKDMPEDAREKAMRELKKLRQTPPSSAEYTVVRNYVEWILDLPWNVLQESEIDIEKAATTLDEDHYGLEKPKERILEYLAVQSLVTHSKGPILCLVGPPGVGKTSLAKSVSRAMGREFVRLSLGGVRDEAEIRGHRRTYVGALPGKIIQSLKKVNCNNPVFCLDEVDKMSTDFRGDPSSALLEVLDPEQNYAFNDHYLDLDYDLSKIFFITTANALHTIPLPLQDRMEIIRIPGYLETEKMKIAKRFLFPKSLEQNGLAENNLSLSDNAFLEIIRRYTREAGVRNLEREISSVCRKAARKIVESKDLDTSVTVTKQNLSTYLGVPKHRYGEKEEAPQVGVTTGLAYTELGGELLMVETALMPGTGKVEITGKLGDVMQESARAALSYIRSRSHLFGLKPDFHKEIDIHIHVPEGATPKDGPSAGITLATTIVSALLNMPVANDIAMTGEITLRGRVLPIGGLREKLLAAHRGQISRVLIPADNVKDLKDVPEAILRDLEITEVEHMDKVLEQALICSDPDKIFCGRDENLPTLASGLLKQEHQNQTRH comes from the coding sequence ATGACCGATTTTTCCTTCGATAACGACGATTTTCAAGAAGACAGTGCACATTTGCCATTGATGAGTCTTCGGGAAGTCGTCATGTTCCCTCGCTCCATTGTTCCCCTGTTTGTTGGACGCGAGGCCTCAATCAAGGCGATCGAGCATGCAGTCGCCTATCATGATAAAAAGATTTTTCTCGTTGCCCAGCGGACTCCGGAAACGGAAAAGCCTGGTCCGGATGATTTGTTCCGTGTGGGGACCATCAGCAAAATTTTGCAAATGCTTCGTCTTCCTGACGGTACGATTAAAGTGCTGTTCGAAGGCTTGTATCGAGCTGTCTGGGAACATGATGGCGAACAGGAACTTGATGATTCCGAATTTGCCATGGTGGATATACGCCGCCTTCCCGACGAAGATGTGCAGAGTTCCGAAGCTGAAGCGCTCATCCGAACAACACATGAGGCCCTGGAACAATTCGGACGCATCAACAAAAAGCTTGCGCCCGAAACAATTCTCGCCATCAATTCCCTGACACTGCCGGGCAAATTGGCCGATGCCGTCATGCCGCATCTCAAGGTCGATTACCTCAAAAAGCAGGAAATTCTTGAAGAGCGCAATCCGCTGACACGGTTGGAAGAAACGTACTCTTTGCTGCAGGGCGAAATTGAAATTTCTTCTATTGAGAAGAAAATCAAAAATCGTGTTAAACAGCAGATGGAGAAGAATCAGCGGGAATATTACCTCAATGAGCAACTCAAGGCCATTAACAAGGAAATGGGACGCGATGACGATCCCTTGGCCGAGGTGTCTGAGTTTGAGGAACAGTTGAAAGCCAAGGATATGCCCGAAGATGCTCGGGAAAAGGCGATGCGCGAACTCAAAAAGTTGCGTCAGACACCGCCATCCTCGGCTGAATACACCGTGGTCCGCAATTATGTGGAATGGATTCTCGACCTGCCATGGAATGTATTACAGGAAAGTGAAATTGATATCGAGAAGGCTGCGACCACTCTGGATGAAGATCATTACGGTCTGGAGAAACCCAAAGAACGTATTCTGGAGTATTTGGCCGTCCAGAGCTTGGTGACACATTCCAAAGGCCCCATCCTTTGTTTGGTTGGACCTCCGGGGGTTGGGAAAACCTCGTTAGCCAAATCGGTTTCCCGTGCCATGGGACGCGAATTTGTTCGTCTTTCCCTTGGTGGAGTTCGCGACGAAGCGGAAATTCGTGGACACCGACGCACCTATGTGGGGGCTTTGCCTGGCAAGATTATTCAGTCACTCAAGAAAGTGAATTGCAATAACCCGGTGTTCTGTCTCGATGAAGTCGATAAGATGAGCACGGATTTTCGGGGTGATCCATCAAGCGCACTGCTTGAAGTCCTGGACCCCGAGCAGAACTACGCTTTTAATGATCACTATCTTGATTTGGACTATGATTTGTCCAAGATTTTTTTCATCACCACGGCGAACGCTTTGCATACCATCCCCTTGCCTCTGCAAGACCGGATGGAGATCATTCGTATTCCTGGATATCTCGAAACCGAGAAGATGAAGATTGCCAAGCGATTCTTGTTCCCGAAATCGCTTGAGCAGAATGGCTTGGCGGAAAATAACCTGAGCTTGTCGGATAACGCCTTTTTGGAAATTATTCGGCGCTACACGCGAGAAGCCGGGGTTCGTAATCTGGAGCGCGAGATTTCTTCTGTCTGTCGCAAGGCTGCGAGAAAAATCGTTGAAAGCAAAGATTTGGATACCTCGGTTACTGTCACAAAGCAGAATTTGAGTACCTACCTTGGAGTGCCCAAGCATCGCTATGGTGAAAAAGAGGAAGCTCCGCAGGTTGGGGTGACAACAGGATTGGCGTACACCGAGCTCGGCGGTGAACTCCTCATGGTGGAAACGGCTCTTATGCCGGGAACAGGGAAAGTCGAAATTACGGGGAAACTCGGGGATGTTATGCAGGAGTCGGCTCGAGCTGCGCTGTCATATATCCGTTCGCGATCCCATTTGTTTGGACTGAAACCGGATTTCCATAAGGAAATCGACATTCATATTCACGTTCCTGAAGGTGCGACCCCTAAGGATGGCCCCTCGGCCGGTATTACGTTGGCAACAACGATCGTTTCTGCGTTGCTCAACATGCCGGTGGCAAATGACATTGCCATGACTGGGGAAATCACGTTGCGCGGTCGTGTGCTGCCCATTGGTGGGCTGCGTGAGAAATTATTGGCTGCACACCGCGGGCAAATCTCACGAGTGCTTATTCCGGCCGATAATGTGAAAGATCTTAAAGATGTACCAGAAGCCATTTTGCGTGACCTCGAAATCACCGAAGTCGAGCATATGGATAAAGTTCTGGAACAAGCCTTGATCTGCTCTGACCCGGATAAAATCTTCTGCGGTCGAGACGAAAATCTGCCGACTCTGGCCAGCGGACTGCTCAAACAGGAACACCAGAATCAAACACGGCATTAA